The sequence CAAAGGCATCACCAATCTCCGGTAAGGAGTGGTTGGTGAGCTCTTTAGACAAGGCCATGGCCACTTGGCGAGGGCGCGCTACCGAGCGCGAACGACGCTTAGATAAGATGTCTGACAGCTTTATTTTATAGTATTCGGCCACGGTTTTCTGGATATTATCCATGGTCACCAGCTTTTCTTGCAGCGCCAGTAAGTCACGCAGTGCTTCGCGCACAAAATCGATATTAATGGCACGGCCAGTAAAGTTGGCATTGGCCATTACGCGGTTCAATGCGCCTTCTAATTCACGCACGTTAGAACGCAAGCGCTTGGCGATAAAAAACGCCACTTCGTGGGGCAGGCGCATTTTATTTTCATCGGCTTTGCGCATCAAAATCGCGACCCGAGTTTCGAGCTCCGGCGGCTCTATGGCCACCGTTAAGCCCCAACCAAAGCGCGACTTCAAACGATCCTCTACGCCCACTATCTCTTTTGGATAGCGATCTGAGGTCAAAATAATTTGCTGATTACCTTCTAACAGGGCGTTAAAGGTATGAAAGAACTCTTCTTGGGAGCGCTCTTTATTAGCAAAAAACTGAATATCATCGATTAGCAAAGCATCGACGCTACGGTAATAGCGCTTAAATTCTTCAATGGCGTTGTTTTGTAGCGCTTTTACCATGTCTTGCACGAAGCGTTCTGAATGCATGTAAATGACTTTGGCATCGGCTTTGCGCGCCCGTATGCCATTGGCCACCGCGTGCAATAGGTGAGTTTTACCCAAACCGGTGCCGCCATACAAAAACAGCGGGTTATAAGCGCCACCCGGGTTCTCGGCTACCTGTTGAGCCGCCGCGCGTGCCAGCTGGTTCGACTTACCTTCGACGAAGTTATCGAAGGTGTAGTTGGCATTTACATTGCTCTTGTAAATCAGCTCTGGCTTATCTTCCGCCCGCTCAATCCAAGAAGGCACCATATGTGCAGGCGCTGCAGCTTTATGATTAGGCTGACTGACGGCACTTGGCTGGCTGCTTTCGTTATTGGCCATTAATTTAACTGGCGCGCGCTTTTTACCCACCTCAAATTTCATCTGCGGACAATTACTGCCGCAGAATTCACTGAGTAGGCTGTTAATGCGCAATAAATATTTATCCCGTACCCAATCCAGTACAAAACGGTTCGGCGCAGACAAGGTAAGCGTATTCTCGTCCAACTCCGCTTGCAGCGGCCGGATCCACATACTGAATTCTGCCGAAGGCAATTCATCTTGTAGCCGGTTAAGACACTGCTGCCAAAGCGTAGCGCTCATCAGAACTCCTGGAACAAAGGGATCAATCAAGGGGACGTTATTCTACTGAGGCAAGCGCCGGATCTCTAGCCGGATCGTGTCGATCCGCTAAAATATGATCCTTGACATCTGTGTATAACTTATGAGTCATACACAGGATCCTTGTCGTTATAAACAAGCTACCCACAAGCGAATCCGGCTTAGGATCCTATAGTGCGATCTGGATCATGTTTTCAGCATTTATAATGTGCATAATTGTCGTACTACTTTATGTAGCCAGCTATTCATTAAGAAAATCTATGTTAGGGTTACTGTGAGCTGGGTCATCTTAGTGTTGTGCTAATGCCGTGACTCGGGCCCTGTAAACCTTTAGGAGACATGCATGAAAAAGACACATTATTTAGCCGGACTGGTACTGATGTCAGCAACTGCGGCAATGCCAGCCTTTGCTGCCGATGACTGTACTATTGAAATCAACAGTAATGATGCAATGCAGTTTGACCAATCAGAGCTGAGCGTTCCAGCAAGCTGTGAAGAAGTGACCCTGACCCTGCACCACACTGGCACTATGCCAAAAGCAGCCATGGGCCATAACTGGGTGCTGAGCACTACTGAAGACATGCCAGCCATTGCCACCGATGGCATGGGCGCAGGTGCCGATCACGACTACATCAAAGCTGACGACGAGCGTGTTATTGCTCACACAGCTCTGATCGGTGGCGGCGAAAGCGACACTATCACCTTCAGCACAGCCGACCTGAAAGCGGGCGACGATTACAGTTTCTTCTGTTCGTTCCCAGGCCACATCGGCATTATGAAAGGCACATTCAGCATCACTGAATAAGCCCTCTACAGGTGCCCGCCCGGGCACCTGATTATTTTTACTTACCGCTCCGCTCTACCCCCGTATTTTAATCTTGTTCTTTCCCAGCTTTTCAAGACTCAGCAACTACCGCTATGCCTAGGCTCGCGCTGTAACGCATGGGCTTAAATCACGCCCCATCACCCCAGCTAAACCATTCTTAACTAGCCCAATGCTACTTTCATCCCTTATGCTGTGTTTATTGTCATGTTGCTGGCACTGCCGCTGGCGGTACTAGACGCAACGCTAGGAGAAGCCTTATGTTGAAATCAATCAAGCAATTGGGTAGCGCCCTTACCTTATCGCTACTGCTACTCACGCCAGCCTTGGCGGCCGATGCCGTAAAGGTGGGGATGTCCGGTGGTTATTATCCATTTACCTTTGTTAAACTCGATAAACTGCAAGGGTTTGAAGTAGACGTATGGAATGAAATCGCTAAGCGGTTAGACCGCGATGTGGAGTTTGTTACTACTAGCTTCTCAGGCTTGTTTGGCATGCTGGAAACAGGCCGTATC comes from Oceanisphaera profunda and encodes:
- the azu gene encoding azurin, yielding MKKTHYLAGLVLMSATAAMPAFAADDCTIEINSNDAMQFDQSELSVPASCEEVTLTLHHTGTMPKAAMGHNWVLSTTEDMPAIATDGMGAGADHDYIKADDERVIAHTALIGGGESDTITFSTADLKAGDDYSFFCSFPGHIGIMKGTFSITE
- the dnaA gene encoding chromosomal replication initiator protein DnaA is translated as MSATLWQQCLNRLQDELPSAEFSMWIRPLQAELDENTLTLSAPNRFVLDWVRDKYLLRINSLLSEFCGSNCPQMKFEVGKKRAPVKLMANNESSQPSAVSQPNHKAAAPAHMVPSWIERAEDKPELIYKSNVNANYTFDNFVEGKSNQLARAAAQQVAENPGGAYNPLFLYGGTGLGKTHLLHAVANGIRARKADAKVIYMHSERFVQDMVKALQNNAIEEFKRYYRSVDALLIDDIQFFANKERSQEEFFHTFNALLEGNQQIILTSDRYPKEIVGVEDRLKSRFGWGLTVAIEPPELETRVAILMRKADENKMRLPHEVAFFIAKRLRSNVRELEGALNRVMANANFTGRAINIDFVREALRDLLALQEKLVTMDNIQKTVAEYYKIKLSDILSKRRSRSVARPRQVAMALSKELTNHSLPEIGDAFGGRDHTTVLHACRKIAQLREESHDIKEDYSNLIRTLSS